In the Streptomyces sp. f51 genome, one interval contains:
- a CDS encoding DUF3662 and FHA domain-containing protein has product MGVLKKFEQRLEGLVNGTFAKVFKSEVQPVEIAGALQRECDNNATIWNRDRTVVPNDFIVELSTPDFERLSPYSGQLGDELAGMVRDYAKQQRYTFMGPIKVHLEKADDLDTGLYRVRSRTLASSANQQSPERAPAGPAPAGPRGAQGGYGYPPSAAPPMPSAPPPGGRPGMAPAGARPPAGPAAGGRMRHWVEINGSRHQISRPTLVLGRSTEADVRIDDPGVSRRHCEIRTGTPSTIQDLGSTNGIVVDGQHTTRATLRDGSRIVVGSTTIIYRQAEG; this is encoded by the coding sequence ATGGGAGTCCTGAAGAAGTTCGAGCAGCGTCTCGAAGGTCTGGTCAACGGCACCTTCGCCAAGGTGTTCAAGTCCGAGGTCCAGCCCGTGGAGATCGCCGGAGCGCTCCAGCGCGAGTGCGACAACAACGCCACGATCTGGAACCGCGACCGGACCGTCGTCCCCAACGACTTCATCGTCGAACTGAGCACGCCCGACTTCGAGCGGCTCAGCCCGTACTCCGGCCAGCTCGGCGACGAGCTCGCCGGGATGGTCCGCGACTACGCCAAGCAGCAGCGCTACACCTTCATGGGCCCCATCAAGGTCCATCTGGAGAAGGCGGACGACCTCGACACCGGCCTGTACCGGGTCCGCAGCCGTACGCTCGCCTCCTCCGCCAATCAGCAGTCTCCCGAGCGTGCCCCCGCGGGCCCCGCCCCGGCGGGCCCCCGCGGAGCCCAGGGTGGCTACGGCTACCCTCCATCGGCCGCTCCCCCCATGCCGTCCGCGCCGCCTCCCGGCGGCCGTCCGGGCATGGCACCCGCGGGTGCCCGGCCCCCGGCCGGTCCCGCGGCGGGCGGCCGTATGCGGCACTGGGTCGAGATCAATGGCTCACGCCATCAGATCTCCCGCCCGACGCTCGTGCTGGGCCGCAGCACCGAAGCCGACGTGCGGATCGACGACCCCGGCGTATCGCGCCGGCACTGTGAGATCCGGACCGGAACGCCCTCGACGATCCAGGATCTCGGGTCCACCAACGGCATCGTGGTGGACGGGCAGCACACAACCCGCGCTACGCTCCGCGACGGCTCGCGGATCGTCGTGGGCAGCACCACCATCATTTACCGGCAAGCCGAAGGGTGA
- a CDS encoding FHA domain-containing protein codes for MSELTLTVMRLGFLAVLWLFVIVAVQVIRSDLFGTRVTQRGSRREAARPQQAARQAAPPQQRQQQAPASGGRQRRGAPSKLVVSEGTLTGTTVALQGQTITLGRAHDSTIVLDDDYASSRHARIYPDRDGQWIVEDLGSTNGTYLDRSRLTTPTPVPLGAPIRIGKTVIELRK; via the coding sequence ATGTCAGAGCTGACCCTCACGGTCATGCGGCTGGGTTTCCTGGCCGTACTGTGGCTGTTCGTGATCGTGGCCGTGCAGGTCATCCGCAGCGACCTGTTCGGAACGCGTGTCACACAGCGCGGCTCGCGCAGGGAAGCCGCGAGGCCCCAGCAGGCCGCGCGACAGGCCGCGCCTCCGCAGCAGCGCCAGCAGCAGGCGCCCGCGAGCGGCGGGCGGCAGCGCCGTGGCGCACCGTCCAAGCTGGTCGTCTCGGAGGGCACCCTCACGGGCACCACCGTGGCGCTCCAGGGACAGACCATCACCCTGGGCCGTGCGCACGACAGCACCATCGTGCTGGACGACGACTACGCGTCCAGCAGGCATGCCAGGATCTACCCCGACCGGGACGGCCAGTGGATCGTCGAGGACCTCGGCTCCACCAACGGCACGTATCTCGACCGGAGCCGGCTGACGACCCCGACGCCCGTTCCGCTGGGCGCGCCGATCCGCATCGGCAAGACCGTCATCGAGCTGCGGAAGTAG
- a CDS encoding helix-turn-helix domain-containing protein — MPEPGSHDAGPCQKVDDGMTRVFTLLGKRWTGLVVAVLMQQPAHFADLRRAIPGISERMLSDRLTELGAAGLVLRKVNEGPPLRVCYALTEAGAALEPALKELGAWAERYLPEGGPCPERLR, encoded by the coding sequence ATGCCAGAACCGGGAAGCCACGACGCGGGGCCGTGCCAGAAGGTGGACGACGGCATGACCCGTGTCTTCACGCTGCTCGGCAAGCGCTGGACGGGTCTGGTCGTCGCGGTCCTGATGCAGCAGCCCGCCCACTTCGCGGATCTGCGCAGGGCGATCCCCGGCATCAGCGAGCGGATGCTCTCGGACAGGCTCACCGAACTCGGCGCGGCCGGTCTGGTCCTGCGCAAGGTCAACGAGGGCCCGCCCCTACGGGTTTGCTACGCCCTGACCGAGGCGGGCGCGGCGCTCGAACCCGCCCTCAAGGAGCTCGGGGCCTGGGCGGAGAGGTATCTGCCGGAGGGCGGCCCCTGCCCGGAGCGGCTGCGGTAG
- a CDS encoding NAD(P)H-dependent oxidoreductase produces MATLLHIDSSVSPDGTSVSRAVANAFRAAWEEQHPGGTVVHRDLAAHPVPHITADAHSAGFAAPDTHTPGQAEAFAARLKLIEELENADAILIGAPMYNFSIPSTLKAWLDNVVLVGRTAMAENLKAKGTPVTVVASRGGSYAPGTPRAGFEYVQNYLGAVLGDMLALDVEFIVPELTMAPHNPAMSDLVPLFEASRSKALDEAAAHAKKVAARLAA; encoded by the coding sequence ATGGCCACCCTCCTCCACATCGACTCGTCCGTCTCCCCCGACGGCACCTCCGTCTCGCGCGCCGTGGCGAACGCCTTCCGCGCGGCCTGGGAGGAACAGCACCCCGGCGGCACGGTCGTCCACCGCGACCTCGCCGCCCACCCCGTGCCGCACATCACGGCCGACGCCCACAGCGCCGGCTTCGCCGCCCCGGACACGCACACCCCCGGACAGGCCGAGGCCTTCGCCGCACGCCTGAAGCTGATCGAGGAGCTGGAGAACGCGGACGCGATCCTGATCGGCGCCCCCATGTACAACTTCTCCATCCCCTCGACCCTGAAGGCGTGGCTGGACAACGTCGTGCTGGTGGGACGCACCGCCATGGCCGAGAACCTCAAGGCCAAGGGCACCCCGGTCACCGTCGTCGCCAGCCGCGGCGGCTCGTACGCGCCGGGCACCCCGCGCGCGGGCTTCGAGTACGTGCAGAACTACCTGGGGGCCGTGCTCGGCGACATGCTCGCCCTCGACGTCGAGTTCATCGTCCCGGAGCTCACCATGGCCCCGCACAACCCGGCGATGTCCGACCTGGTCCCGCTCTTCGAGGCGTCCCGGAGCAAGGCCCTCGACGAAGCGGCCGCCCACGCCAAGAAGGTCGCGGCCCGCCTCGCCGCCTGA
- a CDS encoding FtsW/RodA/SpoVE family cell cycle protein, translating into MSSSTNTPTHHTSTIGSIGTPSRRNTELALLVFAVVIPVFAYANVGLAIDDKVPAGLLSYGLGLGLLAGVAHLAVRKFAPYADPLLLPLATLLNGLGLVMIWRLDQSKLLQSIKQAGTAAPRQLMYTALGIALFVGVLFFLKDHRVLQRYTYISMVGALVLLLLPLVPGLGANIYGAKIWIHIGSFSIQPGEFAKIVLAIFFAGYLMVKRDALALASRRFMGLYLPRGRDLGPILVVWFISILILVFETDLGTSLLFFGMFIIMLYVATERTSWIVFGLLMSAAGAVGVATFETHVQQRVQAWLDPMHEFMLSRQNVGGHTEQSMQALWAFGSGGTLGTGWGQGHSELIRFAANSDFILASFGEELGLAGIMGILVIYGLIVERGIRTALAARDPFGKLLAVGLSGGFALQVFVVAGGVMGLIPLTGMTMPFVAYGGSSVIANWALMGILIRISDTARRPAPAPAPSPDAEMTQVVRP; encoded by the coding sequence ATGAGCAGTAGTACGAACACGCCGACGCACCACACGTCCACGATCGGATCGATCGGCACACCGAGCCGACGCAACACCGAACTGGCCTTGCTGGTGTTCGCCGTTGTCATCCCGGTGTTCGCCTACGCCAACGTGGGCCTCGCCATCGACGACAAGGTGCCCGCCGGCCTGCTGAGTTACGGCCTGGGCCTCGGCCTGCTGGCCGGCGTCGCCCATCTCGCCGTACGCAAGTTCGCTCCGTACGCGGACCCGCTGCTGCTGCCGCTGGCCACGCTGCTGAACGGCCTCGGGCTGGTGATGATCTGGCGGCTCGACCAGTCCAAGCTGCTCCAGTCGATCAAGCAGGCGGGCACCGCCGCGCCCCGCCAGCTGATGTACACGGCCCTGGGCATCGCCCTGTTCGTCGGTGTGCTGTTCTTCCTGAAGGACCACCGCGTCCTTCAGCGCTACACCTACATCTCCATGGTCGGCGCCCTGGTGCTGCTGCTCCTGCCGCTCGTGCCGGGCCTCGGCGCCAACATCTACGGCGCCAAGATCTGGATCCACATCGGCAGTTTCTCCATCCAGCCCGGTGAGTTCGCCAAGATCGTCCTGGCGATCTTCTTCGCCGGCTACCTGATGGTGAAGCGGGACGCGCTCGCCCTCGCGAGCCGCCGCTTCATGGGGCTGTACCTTCCCCGCGGCCGCGACCTCGGCCCGATCCTCGTGGTCTGGTTCATCTCGATCCTGATCCTGGTGTTCGAGACCGACCTCGGTACGTCGCTGCTGTTCTTCGGAATGTTCATCATCATGCTGTACGTCGCCACCGAGCGCACCAGCTGGATCGTCTTCGGTCTGCTGATGTCCGCGGCCGGCGCGGTCGGTGTGGCGACCTTCGAGACGCACGTGCAGCAGCGTGTCCAGGCCTGGCTCGACCCGATGCACGAGTTCATGCTCAGCCGCCAGAACGTCGGCGGTCACACCGAGCAGTCCATGCAGGCACTGTGGGCCTTCGGCTCCGGCGGCACGCTCGGCACCGGATGGGGCCAGGGCCACTCCGAGCTCATCCGCTTCGCCGCCAACTCCGACTTCATCCTCGCCAGCTTCGGCGAGGAACTGGGCCTCGCCGGGATCATGGGCATCCTGGTCATCTACGGCCTGATCGTGGAACGCGGCATCCGCACCGCGCTCGCCGCCCGCGACCCCTTCGGCAAGCTCCTCGCCGTGGGTCTCTCCGGCGGCTTCGCGCTCCAGGTGTTCGTGGTCGCCGGCGGCGTCATGGGCCTGATCCCGCTGACCGGTATGACGATGCCGTTCGTGGCCTACGGAGGCTCCTCCGTCATCGCCAACTGGGCGCTGATGGGCATCCTGATCCGCATCAGCGACACCGCCCGCCGCCCGGCGCCCGCTCCCGCTCCCAGCCCCGACGCCGAGATGACCCAGGTGGTCCGCCCGTGA
- a CDS encoding Stp1/IreP family PP2C-type Ser/Thr phosphatase, producing MSLSLRFAAGSHKGMIREGNEDSGYAGPRLLAIADGMGGQAAGEVASSEVISTIVALDDDVPGSDILTSLGTAVQRANDQLRMMVEEDPQLEGMGTTLTALLWTGQRLGLVHVGDSRAYLLRDGVLTQITQDHTWVQRLVDEGRITEEEATTHPQRSLLMRALGSGDHVEPDLSIREVRAGDRYLICSDGLSGVVSHQTMEDTLASYQGPQETVQELIQLALRGGGPDNITVIVADVLDIDSGDTLAAQLSDTPVVVGAVAENQHQHQLHDNGAMQTPAGRASGLGRPVPGQGGGGEFGPPGSGDTTGYVSNGSFGDYTDEDFVKPRGGRRWLKRSFYIVLTLAVIGGGLYGGYRWTQTQYYVGAQDEHVALYRGISQDLAWVSLSKVEKNHPEIELKYLPPYQQKQVKATIAEGGLADAQAKIDELAVQASACRKDAERRAAESQNSAKPSASKAAGTTGTTKASLTSKATSSPSPNPSSSAPSSSKSTTAPTPTPGPSLSDEEQKLVSLCGKQ from the coding sequence ATGAGTCTGTCACTGCGCTTCGCCGCCGGATCGCACAAAGGCATGATCCGCGAGGGCAACGAGGACTCGGGCTACGCCGGTCCCCGCCTGCTCGCGATCGCCGACGGGATGGGCGGCCAGGCCGCCGGTGAGGTCGCCAGCTCAGAGGTGATCTCCACCATCGTCGCGCTCGACGACGACGTGCCCGGATCCGACATCCTCACCTCGCTCGGCACCGCCGTGCAGCGTGCCAACGACCAGCTCCGGATGATGGTCGAGGAGGACCCGCAGCTCGAGGGCATGGGCACCACGCTCACCGCCCTGCTGTGGACCGGCCAGCGGCTCGGTCTCGTCCACGTCGGCGACTCCCGCGCGTACCTGCTGCGGGACGGCGTGCTGACGCAGATCACCCAGGACCACACCTGGGTGCAGCGTCTCGTCGACGAGGGCCGCATCACCGAGGAGGAGGCCACCACCCACCCGCAGCGCTCCCTGCTGATGCGCGCGCTGGGCAGTGGCGACCACGTCGAGCCCGACCTCTCGATCCGCGAGGTCCGCGCCGGCGACCGCTATCTGATCTGCTCCGACGGCCTCAGCGGCGTCGTCTCCCACCAGACGATGGAAGACACCCTCGCCAGCTACCAGGGCCCGCAGGAGACCGTGCAGGAGCTCATCCAGCTCGCGCTGCGCGGCGGCGGCCCGGACAACATCACCGTCATCGTGGCCGACGTCCTCGACATCGACTCCGGCGACACCCTCGCCGCACAGCTCTCCGACACCCCCGTGGTGGTCGGCGCGGTCGCCGAGAACCAGCATCAGCACCAGCTGCACGACAACGGCGCCATGCAGACCCCCGCCGGACGCGCCTCCGGCCTCGGCCGGCCCGTGCCCGGACAGGGCGGCGGCGGTGAATTCGGCCCGCCCGGAAGCGGCGACACCACCGGCTACGTCTCCAACGGCAGCTTCGGCGACTACACCGACGAGGACTTCGTCAAGCCCCGCGGCGGACGCAGGTGGCTGAAGCGATCCTTCTACATCGTCCTGACGCTCGCCGTCATCGGCGGCGGCCTCTACGGCGGTTACCGCTGGACGCAGACGCAGTACTACGTCGGCGCCCAGGACGAGCACGTCGCGCTCTACCGCGGCATCAGCCAGGACCTGGCTTGGGTCTCGCTCTCGAAGGTGGAGAAGAACCACCCCGAGATCGAACTCAAGTACCTTCCGCCCTACCAGCAGAAGCAGGTCAAGGCGACCATCGCCGAAGGCGGCCTCGCCGACGCGCAGGCCAAGATCGACGAACTCGCCGTGCAGGCGTCCGCCTGCCGCAAGGACGCAGAGCGCCGCGCGGCCGAGAGCCAGAACAGCGCGAAGCCCAGCGCGAGCAAGGCCGCCGGAACCACGGGAACCACAAAGGCCTCCCTCACGTCCAAGGCCACGTCCAGCCCGAGCCCGAACCCTTCGAGCTCGGCACCCTCGTCCTCCAAGTCCACGACCGCACCCACTCCCACACCCGGCCCCAGCCTCTCCGACGAGGAGCAGAAGCTGGTCTCGCTGTGCGGTAAGCAGTAA
- a CDS encoding DUF2252 domain-containing protein: protein MTEVGTAGAERRTAPTGRAGLVGQAGPVRQEHAAARPGDGPDAEAFGVREFAVPGFAAWPVKGSPKEEGKALRGRVPRAAHAELLMDTDRPDAVAAVEESNRGRIPELTPIRVGRMAATPFAFLRGSAGLMAYDLARTPMTGVGAQICGDAHAANFGLYGDARGRLVIDLNDFDETVYGPWEWDLKRLATSLVLAGREAGADEDTCREAARDCVGAYRRTMRLLAKLPVLDAWNAIADEELVSHTDAHDLLGTLERVSEKARANTSGRFAAKSTEAVEGGGRRFVDAAPVLRRVPDGEAAAVAASLEHYLTTLSEDRLPLLARYAVHDVAFRVVGTGSVGTRSYVVLLLDHRGEPLVLQVKEARASALLPHLATIGHPMPEVAHEGRRVVLGQKRMQVVSDILLGWTSVDGLPYQVRQFRNRKGSVDPAALPADHIDDYGRMTGALLARAHSHSADPRLIAGYCGKNEELDEAVASFAVAYADRTEADHASLTAAVRNGRIASEPGV from the coding sequence ATGACCGAGGTCGGTACAGCGGGGGCGGAACGGCGGACGGCGCCGACAGGACGGGCCGGGCTGGTCGGACAGGCCGGTCCGGTGCGGCAGGAGCACGCTGCGGCGAGGCCCGGTGACGGCCCGGACGCCGAGGCGTTCGGGGTCCGGGAGTTCGCGGTCCCGGGATTCGCCGCCTGGCCGGTGAAGGGTTCGCCCAAGGAGGAGGGGAAGGCCCTGCGCGGGCGGGTCCCGCGCGCGGCGCACGCCGAACTCCTGATGGACACCGACCGCCCGGACGCCGTGGCCGCGGTCGAGGAGTCCAACCGGGGCCGGATCCCCGAGCTCACCCCGATCCGGGTCGGCAGGATGGCGGCCACCCCCTTCGCGTTCCTGCGCGGCAGCGCGGGCCTCATGGCGTACGACCTCGCCCGCACGCCGATGACCGGCGTCGGCGCCCAGATCTGCGGTGACGCCCACGCGGCGAACTTCGGCCTGTACGGAGACGCGCGCGGCCGCCTGGTCATCGACCTGAACGACTTCGACGAGACGGTGTACGGCCCCTGGGAGTGGGACCTCAAGCGGCTCGCCACCTCGCTCGTGCTCGCGGGCCGCGAGGCCGGAGCGGACGAGGACACCTGCCGTGAGGCCGCGCGCGACTGCGTGGGCGCCTACCGGCGCACCATGCGCCTGCTGGCCAAGCTGCCGGTCCTGGACGCCTGGAACGCCATCGCCGACGAGGAACTCGTCTCGCACACCGACGCCCATGACCTGCTCGGCACGCTGGAGCGGGTGTCCGAGAAGGCGCGGGCCAACACCAGCGGACGCTTCGCCGCCAAGTCGACCGAGGCCGTGGAAGGGGGTGGCCGCCGCTTCGTCGACGCGGCACCCGTGCTGCGCCGCGTTCCCGACGGGGAGGCGGCCGCGGTGGCCGCGTCCCTGGAGCACTATCTGACGACCCTCTCCGAGGACCGCCTCCCGCTGCTCGCCCGCTACGCCGTGCACGACGTGGCCTTCCGGGTCGTCGGCACCGGCAGCGTCGGCACCCGCTCGTACGTGGTGCTGCTCCTGGACCACCGGGGCGAGCCCCTGGTCCTCCAGGTCAAGGAGGCACGTGCCTCGGCACTGCTCCCGCATCTGGCGACCATCGGCCATCCGATGCCGGAGGTGGCCCACGAGGGCCGCCGTGTGGTGCTCGGCCAGAAGCGCATGCAGGTCGTCAGCGACATCCTCCTCGGCTGGACCTCGGTCGACGGCCTTCCCTACCAGGTGCGCCAGTTCCGCAACCGCAAGGGCAGTGTCGACCCGGCCGCCCTGCCCGCCGACCACATCGACGACTACGGCCGCATGACCGGCGCCCTGCTGGCCCGTGCCCACAGCCACAGCGCGGACCCGCGCCTGATAGCCGGGTACTGCGGCAAGAACGAGGAGCTGGACGAGGCCGTCGCCTCCTTCGCCGTCGCCTACGCGGACCGCACCGAGGCGGACCACGCGTCCCTGACGGCGGCGGTCCGCAACGGACGGATCGCTTCCGAACCGGGGGTGTGA
- the pknB gene encoding Stk1 family PASTA domain-containing Ser/Thr kinase, with amino-acid sequence MEEPRRLGGRYELGHVLGRGGMAEVYLAHDTRLGRTVAVKTLRADLARDPSFQARFRREAQSAASLNHPAIVAVYDTGEDYIDNTSIPYIVMEYVDGSTLRELLHSGRRLLPERSMEMTIGILQALEYSHRAGIVHRDIKPANVMLTRNGQVKVMDFGIARAMGDSGMTMTQTAAVIGTAQYLSPEQAKGEQVDARSDLYSTGCLLYELLTVRPPFVGDSPVAVAYQHVREEPQPPSVFDPEITPEMDAIVLRALVKDPDYRYQSADEMRADIEACLDGQPVAASAAMGSVGYGGYGDDQPTTALRSADAQATSMLPPMNPDDGGYGYDDRPDRRRQKKNNTSTILLVVAGVLVLIGAILIGKYVVSGKGTGNEAFEVPNFVSQTLPDAQKMADNRELKLDPTRKPCDKEPKGNICSQDPAVGSTVKKGDTISVVVSTGAPKVAVPNVTGRTLDKATEILGGDKYKFNVKTKFEESTEAPNTVLDQNPRLGDEVEKGSTITLTVSKEKKQSTVPDVTGKDCETAKAQMSASNLVGQCVDTDTDDPNQVNKVIQTTPQIGAQVDPGSTVQIQIGKAKQQTTVPSVVGKTVAEARQILQNAGFNNIQFQPGSDGSDDARVIGQDPQANSAPNGSPDNTTVTLTTVKLGGNNGGNNGGGFLGGNNG; translated from the coding sequence ATGGAAGAGCCGCGTCGCCTCGGCGGCCGGTACGAGCTGGGCCACGTGCTCGGCCGTGGTGGCATGGCGGAGGTCTACCTCGCGCATGACACCCGGCTCGGCCGTACCGTAGCGGTGAAGACGCTGCGGGCCGACCTCGCACGCGACCCGTCGTTCCAGGCCCGGTTCCGCCGGGAGGCCCAGTCGGCCGCATCGCTCAACCACCCCGCGATCGTCGCCGTCTACGACACGGGTGAGGACTACATCGACAACACCTCCATCCCGTACATCGTGATGGAGTACGTCGACGGGTCCACGCTGCGCGAGCTGCTGCACTCGGGCCGGAGACTGCTGCCCGAGCGGTCCATGGAGATGACGATCGGCATCCTCCAGGCCCTGGAGTACTCGCACCGCGCCGGCATCGTCCACCGCGACATCAAGCCCGCCAACGTCATGCTGACGCGCAACGGCCAGGTCAAGGTGATGGACTTCGGCATCGCCCGCGCCATGGGCGACTCCGGTATGACGATGACGCAGACCGCCGCGGTCATCGGCACGGCCCAGTACCTCTCCCCGGAGCAGGCGAAGGGCGAACAGGTCGACGCCCGCTCGGACCTCTACTCCACGGGCTGCCTGCTGTACGAGCTGCTGACGGTGCGGCCGCCCTTCGTGGGCGACTCCCCGGTGGCCGTCGCCTACCAGCACGTGCGCGAGGAACCCCAGCCCCCGTCGGTGTTCGACCCCGAGATCACGCCCGAGATGGACGCGATCGTGCTGAGGGCCCTCGTCAAGGACCCGGACTACCGATACCAGTCCGCCGACGAGATGCGCGCCGACATCGAGGCCTGCCTCGACGGCCAGCCCGTCGCGGCCAGCGCCGCCATGGGCTCGGTCGGTTACGGCGGCTACGGCGACGACCAGCCGACCACGGCCCTGCGCTCCGCGGACGCCCAGGCCACGTCGATGCTGCCGCCGATGAACCCCGACGACGGCGGCTACGGCTACGACGACCGCCCGGACCGCCGCCGCCAGAAGAAGAACAACACCTCGACGATCCTCCTGGTCGTCGCGGGCGTCCTGGTGCTGATCGGCGCGATCCTGATCGGGAAATACGTCGTCTCGGGCAAGGGGACGGGCAACGAGGCCTTCGAGGTGCCCAACTTCGTGAGCCAGACGCTGCCGGACGCCCAAAAGATGGCGGACAACCGCGAGCTGAAACTCGACCCCACCCGCAAGCCGTGCGACAAGGAACCCAAGGGCAACATCTGCTCGCAGGACCCGGCCGTGGGCTCGACGGTGAAGAAGGGCGACACGATCAGTGTGGTCGTGTCCACCGGTGCGCCGAAGGTGGCCGTGCCGAACGTGACGGGCAGGACCCTGGACAAGGCCACGGAGATCCTCGGTGGTGACAAGTACAAGTTCAACGTGAAGACGAAGTTCGAGGAGTCCACGGAGGCCCCGAACACCGTCCTGGACCAGAACCCGCGCCTCGGTGACGAGGTGGAGAAGGGTTCGACGATCACGCTGACCGTCTCCAAGGAGAAGAAGCAGTCCACCGTGCCGGACGTCACCGGCAAGGACTGCGAGACGGCCAAGGCCCAGATGTCGGCCAGCAACCTCGTCGGTCAGTGTGTCGACACGGACACCGACGACCCGAACCAGGTCAACAAGGTCATCCAGACGACCCCGCAGATCGGCGCCCAGGTGGACCCCGGCTCCACGGTGCAGATCCAGATCGGCAAGGCCAAGCAGCAGACGACGGTTCCGAGTGTCGTCGGCAAGACGGTGGCCGAGGCGCGGCAGATCCTTCAGAACGCCGGCTTCAACAACATCCAGTTCCAGCCGGGCAGCGACGGAAGCGACGACGCCAGGGTGATCGGCCAGGACCCGCAGGCCAACAGCGCGCCCAACGGCAGCCCGGACAACACTACGGTCACGCTGACGACGGTGAAGCTGGGCGGCAACAACGGCGGGAACAACGGCGGCGGGTTCCTCGGCGGGAACAACGGATAG
- a CDS encoding penicillin-binding transpeptidase domain-containing protein has product MNKPLRRIAIFCGLLVLALLLRDNYVQYVQADSLRTNSNNRRVAIERYATPRGDIIVDGNPVTGAAKSKKTGISDFVWKRTYKDGAMWAPVTGYASQAFDASQLEKLDDGILTGNDDRLFFRNTLDMITGKGKQGGNVVTTLNAAAQKAAYKGLLSRGKGAVAAINPQTGAILALASTPSYDPSSFAGNSDTDAQAWNKLQKKNDPDDPMLNRALRETYPPGSTFKVVTAAAALENGLYTGADQHTDTPLPYILKGTRTELKNEGNIPCKNATMRVALKVSCNTVFGKIGADLGKDKMLAEAEKFGFNSEQLTPVRSNASVFPKSMDDAQTALSSIGQFETAATPLQMAMVASTVANNGTLMKPYMVDKLQAPNLDVVSQTEPEKLSQPLSESNAQILQSMMETVVKEGTGTRAQIPNVTVGGKTGTAQHGVANSEKPYAWFISYAKLPDGSSPVAVAVVVEDGSANRGDITGGGLAAPIARDVMKAVIDSKK; this is encoded by the coding sequence GTGAACAAGCCCCTGCGCCGGATCGCGATCTTCTGCGGGCTCCTGGTCCTCGCCCTGCTCCTCCGCGACAACTACGTCCAGTACGTCCAGGCGGACAGCCTGCGGACCAACTCGAACAACCGCCGTGTCGCCATCGAGCGGTACGCCACTCCGCGCGGCGACATCATCGTCGACGGCAACCCGGTCACCGGGGCGGCCAAGTCGAAGAAGACCGGGATCAGCGACTTCGTGTGGAAGCGCACCTACAAGGACGGCGCCATGTGGGCGCCGGTCACCGGGTACGCCTCGCAGGCCTTCGACGCCTCCCAGCTGGAGAAGCTGGACGACGGCATCCTCACCGGCAACGACGACCGGCTCTTCTTCCGCAACACCCTCGACATGATCACGGGCAAGGGGAAGCAGGGCGGCAACGTCGTCACCACCCTCAACGCCGCCGCGCAGAAGGCCGCCTACAAGGGCCTGCTGAGCCGGGGCAAGGGCGCCGTCGCCGCGATCAACCCGCAGACCGGCGCGATCCTGGCGCTGGCCTCGACCCCGTCGTACGACCCGTCGTCCTTCGCCGGCAACTCCGACACCGACGCGCAGGCCTGGAACAAGCTCCAGAAGAAGAACGACCCCGACGACCCGATGCTCAACCGGGCGCTGCGCGAGACCTACCCGCCCGGCTCCACCTTCAAGGTGGTCACCGCGGCCGCGGCCCTGGAGAACGGCCTGTACACGGGGGCGGACCAGCACACCGACACCCCGCTGCCGTACATCCTGAAGGGCACGCGGACCGAGCTGAAGAACGAGGGGAACATCCCCTGCAAGAACGCCACCATGCGCGTGGCGCTCAAGGTCTCCTGCAACACCGTCTTCGGCAAGATCGGCGCCGACCTCGGCAAGGACAAGATGCTGGCGGAGGCCGAGAAGTTCGGCTTCAACTCCGAGCAGCTCACCCCGGTGCGCTCCAACGCCTCCGTCTTCCCCAAGTCGATGGACGACGCGCAGACCGCGCTCAGCTCCATCGGCCAGTTCGAGACGGCCGCGACCCCGCTCCAGATGGCCATGGTGGCCTCCACCGTCGCCAACAACGGCACGCTCATGAAGCCCTACATGGTCGACAAGCTCCAGGCACCCAACCTGGACGTCGTCTCGCAGACCGAGCCCGAGAAGCTCAGCCAGCCGCTCTCCGAGTCCAACGCCCAGATCCTCCAGTCGATGATGGAGACGGTCGTCAAGGAGGGCACGGGCACGAGGGCACAGATCCCCAACGTCACCGTGGGTGGCAAGACGGGTACCGCCCAGCACGGTGTCGCCAACAGCGAGAAGCCGTACGCGTGGTTCATCTCCTACGCCAAGCTGCCCGACGGCAGCTCCCCGGTCGCCGTCGCGGTGGTCGTCGAGGACGGCAGCGCCAACCGCGGCGACATCACCGGTGGCGGTCTGGCCGCCCCCATCGCAAGGGACGTGATGAAGGCAGTCATCGACAGCAAGAAGTGA